Proteins encoded together in one Prinia subflava isolate CZ2003 ecotype Zambia chromosome 23, Cam_Psub_1.2, whole genome shotgun sequence window:
- the CDKN1A gene encoding cyclin-dependent kinase inhibitor 1, with amino-acid sequence MPLSQSRAGQAPCSSKVCRNLFGPVDHEQLQLDFEDKIRQQLEEAQQRWNFNFETETPLEGPFKWEKVLVAEQAPQEVHSLVRAVISSDSRSSSAHRVPPKDRAGRICPEESQQSSKVYKAGSLQSLKRGQTTIKDFYSAKRRIVPARPRP; translated from the exons ATGCCGctgtcccagagcagggctgggcaggccCCGTGCAGCAGCAAAGTGTGCAGGAACCTCTTCGGCCCCGTGGACCacgagcagctccagctcgaCTTCGAGGACAAGATAAGACAGCAGCTGGAAGAGGCTCAGCAGCGCTGGAACTTCAACTTTGAGACAGAGACTCCCCTGGAAGGGCCGTTCAAGTGGGAGAAGGTCCTTGTGGCTGAGCAGGCGCCCCAGGAGGTTCACAGCCTGGTCAGGGCTGTcatcagcagtgacagcaggagcTCCTCGGCCCACAGGGTCCCCCCCAAGGACCGTGCTGGCAGGATTTGCCCCGAGGAGTCTCAGCAGAGCTCGAAGGTTTACAAGGCAGGTTCCCTGCAGAGCTTGAAACGTGGGCAGACCACGATCAAAG aCTTCTACAGTGCCAAGAGGAGGATCGTCCCTGCGCGGCCCCGCCCGTGA